Below is a genomic region from Aurantimonas sp. HBX-1.
GTCAGGTCGATGTCCTGGCGGGTGCGGGCGGCGATCACCTGCTCGATCCTCTGGCGATCCCAGCCCGGCTCGTCGCGGGCGATCCAGACGATCAGGTCGCGGACGTTCTGAACGCGGACGCAGCCCGACGATTCAAAGCGCATCAGCTCGGAGAACAGGCTCTGCTGCGGCGTGTCGTGCATGTAGACGGCGTGGGCGTTCGGGAAGTTGATCTTCACCGAGCTCATCGCGTTGTTCTTGCCCGGCTCCTGGCGGAACAGGTAGCGCACGGCGTCGTCGGAGTTCCAGTTGATCGACTCCGGCGGGATCTCCTGGCCGTTGCCGTCGAAGATGTGGATGTCGTTCCGCGCCAGGTAGGTCGGGTCCTTCTGCATCAGCGGAATGATGTCCTTGCGGACGATCGACGCTGGTGCGTGCCAGTAGGGGTTGAGGTTCAGGTTGGTGATCTTGGAATCGAGGATCGGCGTCTGGCGATCGGTCTTGCCGACCACCGCGGTATGGCGCTGGACAACGCGGCCGTTCTCGACGGCCTCGATCGCCGCGGCCGGAATGTTGACCATGACGAAGCGCGGCGCCTGCTCCTTGGCGATCGCTTCCTGCAGGCGACCGAGATTGACCTGCAGCTGGCGCAGGCGCAGATCCGCCGGCACGTTCATCGCCTTGAAGGTGTGGGTGGACGCGACGCCGTCGGCCGGCAGGCCGTGGCGGGCCTGGAAGCGCTTCACGGCGGCATCGACATAGGTGTCGAAGGACGGCGAGGCGCCGGCGCTCTGCGGCAGGTCGCCGGACGCATACAGCCGCTGGCGCAGCGCGGTGACCGTCGGCGAGACGACGCCGAGCCGCAGCGTCTCGCCTTCCGGCACCATCGGCCAGCCACCCATCGAGACGAGCTGGTTGTAGGAATCCACCGCCTGCTGGGTCGCGGCAAAGGTCTGCTGCGAGAAGACCGGCGCATTGGACGCG
It encodes:
- a CDS encoding murein L,D-transpeptidase, which encodes MTISNDGSNANRLSRRKFVLATAAAGAALLPGAAFAQNALNDLLRAPSRGNWDDQFDTRGTSAREVASNAPVFSQQTFAATQQAVDSYNQLVSMGGWPMVPEGETLRLGVVSPTVTALRQRLYASGDLPQSAGASPSFDTYVDAAVKRFQARHGLPADGVASTHTFKAMNVPADLRLRQLQVNLGRLQEAIAKEQAPRFVMVNIPAAAIEAVENGRVVQRHTAVVGKTDRQTPILDSKITNLNLNPYWHAPASIVRKDIIPLMQKDPTYLARNDIHIFDGNGQEIPPESINWNSDDAVRYLFRQEPGKNNAMSSVKINFPNAHAVYMHDTPQQSLFSELMRFESSGCVRVQNVRDLIVWIARDEPGWDRQRIEQVIAARTRQDIDLTNPVPVHFTYVSAWATDPTVVQFRDDIYHLDGAEQLAMSELTTTAYAAGQENPYARGDDGY